In Acidovorax sp. GBBC 1281, a single window of DNA contains:
- the glnE gene encoding bifunctional [glutamate--ammonia ligase]-adenylyl-L-tyrosine phosphorylase/[glutamate--ammonia-ligase] adenylyltransferase — protein MPLSCTDVPEIPSAAGDGPLASHSRFHQRLHRRYADAFAVLPPGAPTRATMAEALAALRARGHDTGTALRILRQVVMERLVRLDCEQGAPLADITRATTELAELALDQACVQAREALDARHGAPRGPEGQPVELWIIGMGKLGARELNVSSDIDLIYVYEHDGETAGNAEGRNRISNHEYFGHAVKAIYGLIGDTTEHGFVFRVDLALRPNGNSGPAAVSLAALEEYLQVQGREWERFAWLKSRVVAPRSSVIGEPVQALRGVVLPFVFRRYLDYSVFDALRSLHRQIRDHAAKRSAGHPERANDVKLSRGGIREIEFTVQLLQVVRGGQFPELRCRPTLEALQRIARAGLMPQETAEALAVAYTFLRQVEHRIQYLDDQQTHVLPTRDDDLAWIAQTLGLGTCAFLHQLDAHRELVAQEFDTLLGGAGKKQCTKGGCGGPRAGAPAAPELEAVLEQLPPTVRARVAEWRTHPRVQSLSDESRERLLRLVQRTARWLAEGQVNEDAVVRLIGWLESLLRRDIYLALLLERPSVYEHLLHLLGAAQWPARYMLQHPGVIDELAGDALLAERFVPQDFEHELGLRIASLQSTGEDDDETLLNLLRRAHHAETFRTLARDVERRITVEQVADDLSALADSVLRVTAQWCWSRLKNRHREVPQFAIIGYGKLGGKELGYGSDLDIVFVFDDDDDRAPEVYSAFVRKLINWLTVKTAEGDLFEIDTALRPNGNSGLLVTSFTAYANYQQRRGSNTAWTWEHQAMTRARFLLGTEDLAPAGPLAPLPEGSEAPAGSGRNLRERFDAVREAVITAPRDPAALREEIVTMRERVRAAHPVPAGQFDVKHSVGGMVDVEFALQYLVLSQSATHPGLRENRGNITLLQRAEAAGFLPDGVGTAAATAYRTLRQVQHRARLNEQPTRVDPATLQAERDAVLALWRAVFTG, from the coding sequence ATGCCGCTGTCTTGCACTGACGTTCCAGAGATCCCCAGCGCCGCCGGCGACGGCCCGCTGGCGAGCCACTCCCGCTTCCACCAGCGGCTGCACCGGCGCTATGCCGACGCGTTCGCCGTGCTGCCGCCCGGCGCCCCCACGCGGGCCACCATGGCCGAGGCGCTGGCCGCCCTGCGGGCCCGCGGGCACGACACCGGCACGGCCCTGCGCATCCTGCGGCAGGTGGTGATGGAGCGGCTGGTGCGCCTCGATTGCGAACAGGGCGCGCCGCTGGCCGACATCACGCGGGCCACCACCGAGCTGGCCGAACTGGCCCTGGACCAGGCCTGCGTGCAGGCCCGCGAAGCGCTCGATGCCCGCCACGGCGCCCCGCGCGGCCCCGAGGGCCAGCCGGTCGAGCTGTGGATCATCGGCATGGGCAAGCTGGGCGCACGCGAGCTGAACGTGTCCAGCGACATCGACCTGATCTACGTGTACGAACACGACGGAGAGACCGCCGGCAACGCCGAGGGCCGCAACCGCATCTCCAACCACGAGTACTTCGGCCACGCCGTCAAGGCCATCTACGGCCTGATCGGCGACACCACCGAGCACGGCTTCGTCTTCCGGGTGGACCTGGCGCTGCGGCCCAACGGCAACTCCGGCCCGGCGGCCGTGTCGCTGGCCGCGCTGGAGGAATACCTGCAGGTGCAGGGCCGCGAATGGGAGCGTTTCGCCTGGCTCAAGAGCCGCGTGGTCGCGCCGCGCAGCAGCGTCATCGGCGAGCCGGTGCAGGCCCTGCGCGGGGTGGTGCTGCCCTTCGTCTTCCGGCGCTACCTGGACTACAGCGTGTTCGACGCGCTGCGCTCGCTGCACCGGCAGATCCGCGACCACGCCGCCAAGCGCAGCGCCGGCCACCCCGAGCGCGCCAACGACGTGAAGCTCTCGCGCGGCGGCATCCGCGAGATCGAATTCACCGTGCAGCTGCTGCAGGTGGTGCGCGGCGGGCAGTTCCCCGAGCTGCGCTGCCGCCCCACGCTGGAGGCGCTGCAGCGCATCGCGCGCGCCGGCCTCATGCCGCAGGAGACCGCCGAGGCGCTGGCCGTGGCCTACACCTTCCTGCGCCAGGTGGAGCACCGCATCCAGTACCTGGACGACCAGCAGACCCACGTGCTGCCCACGCGCGACGACGACCTCGCCTGGATCGCCCAGACCCTGGGCCTGGGCACCTGCGCCTTCCTGCACCAGCTCGATGCGCACCGCGAACTGGTGGCGCAGGAGTTCGACACGCTGCTGGGCGGCGCCGGCAAGAAGCAGTGCACCAAGGGCGGCTGCGGCGGCCCGCGCGCCGGCGCGCCCGCCGCGCCCGAGCTGGAAGCGGTGCTGGAGCAGTTGCCGCCCACCGTGCGTGCGCGCGTCGCCGAATGGCGCACGCACCCGCGCGTGCAGTCCCTGAGCGACGAGTCGCGCGAGCGGCTGCTGCGGCTGGTGCAGCGCACCGCGCGCTGGCTGGCCGAGGGCCAGGTCAACGAAGACGCCGTGGTGCGGCTGATCGGCTGGCTCGAATCGCTGCTGCGCCGCGACATCTACCTGGCGCTGCTGCTGGAGCGCCCCTCGGTCTACGAGCACCTGCTGCACCTGCTGGGCGCCGCGCAGTGGCCCGCCCGCTACATGCTGCAGCACCCCGGCGTGATCGACGAGCTGGCGGGCGACGCGCTGCTGGCCGAACGCTTCGTGCCGCAGGACTTCGAGCACGAACTGGGGCTGCGCATCGCCTCGCTGCAATCGACCGGCGAGGACGACGACGAGACCCTGCTGAACCTGCTGCGCCGCGCCCACCATGCCGAGACCTTCCGCACGCTGGCGCGCGACGTGGAGCGCCGCATCACCGTGGAGCAGGTGGCCGACGACCTCTCGGCCCTGGCCGACAGCGTGCTGCGCGTGACCGCGCAGTGGTGCTGGAGCCGCCTGAAGAACCGCCACCGCGAGGTGCCGCAGTTCGCCATCATCGGCTACGGCAAGCTGGGCGGAAAGGAGCTGGGCTACGGCAGCGACCTGGACATCGTCTTCGTGTTCGACGACGACGACGACCGCGCGCCCGAGGTGTATTCGGCCTTCGTGCGCAAGCTCATCAACTGGCTCACGGTGAAGACCGCCGAGGGCGACCTCTTCGAGATCGACACCGCCCTGCGGCCCAACGGCAATTCGGGCCTGCTGGTGACCAGCTTCACCGCGTACGCCAACTACCAGCAACGGCGCGGCAGCAACACCGCCTGGACCTGGGAGCACCAGGCCATGACGCGGGCGCGCTTCCTGCTGGGCACCGAAGACCTGGCCCCGGCCGGCCCGCTCGCGCCCCTGCCTGAAGGCAGCGAGGCGCCCGCGGGCAGCGGCCGCAACCTGCGCGAGCGCTTCGACGCGGTGCGCGAGGCCGTCATCACCGCCCCGCGCGACCCCGCCGCGCTGCGCGAGGAGATCGTCACCATGCGCGAGCGCGTGCGCGCCGCCCACCCGGTGCCGGCCGGGCAGTTCGACGTCAAGCACAGCGTGGGCGGCATGGTGGACGTCGAATTCGCCCTGCAGTACCTGGTGCTGTCGCAGTCCGCCACCCACCCCGGCCTGCGCGAGAACCGCGGCAACATCACCCTGCTGCAGCGCGCCGAGGCCGCGGGCTTCCTGCCCGACGGCGTGGGCACCGCCGCCGCCACGGCCTACCGCACGCTGCGCCAGGTGCAGCACCGCGCCCGTCTGAACGAGCAGCCCACGCGCGTGGACCCCGCCACACTGCAGGCCGAGCGCGACGCGGTGCTGGCGCTGTGGCGGGCGGTGTTCACCGGCTGA
- a CDS encoding YhdP family protein — protein MIEQPPNPSRLLRCLAGLARWSLGLLIAFWLLVAAAWGVLHGWIVPRIGDFRPQLEAHATRALGVPVRIGALSARSEGLVPTIELNDVALLDPQGREALKLPRVVGSLSPRSVLRMGFEQLYIERPELDVRRMADGRIFIAGLAFRQSAGGDSAGADWLFSQSEVVLRGGTVRLTDEQSREPPLALGQVDLLLRNRGWRHGMRIEATPPPEWGDRFKLTGQFRQPFLTTHGGAWQQWTGQLFADFSRVDVSRLRHHVHIDGVQVAEGRGALRAWVDFQRGQFVGGTADLALAGVNARLGEGLEPLALQSVAGRVGGRRLSDGFEFSTEGLQFTTQDALRWPGGNLTVRHTGVQSGREQGELRADRLDLAALAQIASRLPLDAAVHSALADYTPRGLVEEVKATWRGPLQQLQQYQARGKVTGLAVADQPRAEGSASHVPGLRGASVEFDVSQAGGKATLALADGALVLPHVFEEGTVPVDQLSANVRWQIEGERIAVQASELQFSNADAQGEARLNWHTGDADRGGARPRFPGVLDLSGSLSRADGTRVHRYLPLSIPQETRHYVRDAVTTGTASNVQFRVKGDLHDIPFNTPGQGDFHIAARVKDVTYAYVPPRLQHANEAPWPALTELTGDLIFDRSTMAVKGASGSFAGTPKLRVNKVEARIPDLAHTVVAVNADARGPLADMLSFVTTSPLARLTGNALDKTTANGTADLQLALSLPVSHIDQSKVQGSVTLAGNDVRIAPEAPPIGRARGTVQFTDTGFTLAGVQGRALGGDLRLEGGMRSLPAGALPVESSVQVRGQGVATAEGLRQASQWPGLAQLAQRASGSTPYTLVLGVRRGTPEVQVTTTLQGMALDLPAPLGKTAEALMPVRFETQLTRESLAAAAGSGNGSGGGNGTGAAPLHEHMALDLGALGSVTYVRDIANAAQPRVLRGAIALGLAPGEAAPLPERGVVANVQIGELDVDAWQAALMGNDPARSPLLVAPPAAEAASAASTPASAAPAAVAGNGTGTAPVPSVSPMQDYLPTQLAVRARQVDFQGRTLHGVVMGGSREGSTWRTNVDAQELNGYVEFRQGAGSGPDAGSGRVFARLSRLAVPQSDAKEVDELLAEEPAAGAGTLPSLDIVVDDFVLRGRRLGRIEIEAQNRGGDGAPREWRLSKFNIVAPEATLTANGNWALLGSDGAADARRRTVMNFKLDIRDSGDLLARFGMADVVRRGKGRMEGQVAWMGSPLTPDYRTMSGQMNVNVESGQFLKADPGLAKLLGVLSLQSLPRRLTLDFRDVFSEGFAFDFVRGDVRMEQGVATTNNLQMKGVNAAVLMEGSADLDRETQDLHVVVVPEINAMTASLVATAINPVVGLGSFLAQVFLRGPLIQAATQEFRIDGTWTDPRIERVPRRKLGSADPAARPPTAESPTGDKS, from the coding sequence ATGATTGAACAGCCACCGAACCCCTCACGCCTGCTCCGATGCCTGGCAGGTCTTGCGCGGTGGTCCCTGGGCCTGCTCATCGCCTTCTGGCTGCTGGTGGCCGCCGCCTGGGGGGTGCTTCACGGCTGGATTGTGCCGCGTATCGGCGACTTCCGTCCGCAGCTGGAAGCCCATGCCACACGGGCGCTGGGGGTACCGGTGCGAATCGGTGCGCTGTCGGCCCGCTCCGAAGGGCTGGTGCCCACCATCGAGCTTAACGACGTCGCCCTGCTGGACCCCCAGGGCCGCGAGGCCCTGAAGCTGCCGCGCGTGGTGGGGTCGCTGTCGCCGCGCTCGGTGCTGCGCATGGGGTTCGAGCAGCTGTACATCGAACGCCCTGAACTCGACGTGCGCCGCATGGCGGACGGCCGCATCTTCATCGCGGGGCTGGCGTTTCGCCAGAGCGCGGGCGGCGACAGCGCCGGGGCCGACTGGCTGTTCTCGCAGAGCGAGGTCGTGCTGCGCGGCGGCACCGTGCGGCTGACCGACGAGCAAAGCCGGGAGCCGCCCCTGGCCCTGGGGCAGGTGGACCTGCTGCTGCGCAACCGGGGCTGGCGCCACGGCATGCGGATCGAGGCCACGCCGCCGCCGGAGTGGGGCGACCGGTTCAAGCTCACCGGGCAGTTCCGCCAGCCGTTCCTGACGACGCACGGCGGGGCGTGGCAGCAGTGGACGGGGCAGCTGTTCGCCGATTTCTCGCGCGTGGACGTGTCCCGGCTGCGCCACCATGTCCACATCGACGGCGTGCAGGTGGCCGAGGGCCGCGGCGCGCTGCGCGCGTGGGTCGATTTCCAGCGCGGGCAGTTCGTCGGCGGCACGGCCGACCTCGCCCTGGCCGGGGTGAACGCCCGCCTGGGCGAGGGGCTGGAGCCGCTCGCGCTGCAGTCCGTCGCCGGCCGGGTGGGCGGGCGGCGCCTGTCCGACGGGTTCGAGTTCTCCACCGAGGGCCTGCAGTTCACCACGCAGGACGCATTGCGCTGGCCGGGCGGCAACCTCACGGTGCGGCACACTGGCGTGCAAAGCGGCCGCGAGCAGGGCGAACTGCGCGCCGACCGCCTCGACCTGGCCGCGCTGGCGCAGATCGCCAGCCGGCTGCCGCTGGATGCCGCCGTGCATTCCGCCCTGGCCGACTACACGCCGCGCGGGCTGGTGGAGGAGGTCAAGGCCACCTGGCGCGGCCCCCTGCAGCAGTTGCAGCAATACCAGGCGCGCGGCAAGGTGACCGGGCTGGCGGTGGCCGACCAGCCGCGCGCCGAAGGCTCGGCATCGCACGTGCCCGGCCTGCGCGGCGCGAGCGTGGAGTTCGACGTGTCGCAGGCCGGCGGCAAGGCCACGCTGGCCCTGGCGGACGGCGCCCTGGTGCTGCCCCACGTATTCGAGGAAGGCACGGTGCCGGTGGACCAGCTGTCGGCGAACGTGCGCTGGCAGATCGAGGGCGAGCGCATCGCGGTGCAGGCCAGCGAACTGCAGTTTTCCAACGCCGATGCGCAGGGCGAGGCCCGGCTGAACTGGCACACCGGCGATGCCGATCGTGGCGGTGCCCGGCCGCGGTTTCCCGGCGTGCTGGACCTGTCCGGCAGCCTGAGCCGCGCGGACGGCACCCGCGTGCACCGCTACCTGCCGCTGTCCATCCCGCAGGAGACGCGCCACTACGTGCGCGACGCGGTCACCACGGGCACGGCCAGCAACGTGCAGTTCCGCGTCAAGGGCGACCTGCACGACATTCCCTTCAACACGCCCGGGCAGGGCGACTTCCACATCGCCGCGCGCGTGAAGGACGTGACCTATGCCTATGTGCCGCCGCGCCTGCAGCATGCCAACGAGGCGCCCTGGCCCGCCCTCACCGAACTCACCGGCGACCTGATCTTCGACCGATCCACCATGGCCGTGAAGGGCGCCAGCGGCAGCTTCGCCGGCACGCCGAAGCTGCGCGTGAACAAGGTGGAGGCGCGCATTCCGGACCTGGCCCACACGGTGGTCGCGGTGAACGCCGATGCGCGCGGCCCGCTGGCGGACATGCTGTCGTTCGTCACCACCTCGCCGCTGGCGCGCCTGACCGGCAATGCGCTGGACAAGACCACGGCCAACGGCACGGCCGACCTGCAGCTGGCCCTGTCGCTGCCCGTCAGCCACATCGACCAGTCCAAGGTACAGGGCAGCGTGACCCTGGCGGGCAACGACGTGCGCATCGCACCGGAGGCGCCGCCCATCGGCCGCGCGCGCGGCACCGTGCAGTTCACCGACACCGGCTTCACCCTGGCGGGCGTGCAGGGCCGCGCGCTGGGGGGCGACCTGCGGCTGGAGGGTGGCATGCGATCCCTGCCCGCGGGGGCGTTGCCGGTGGAGTCCTCCGTGCAGGTGCGCGGCCAGGGCGTGGCCACGGCCGAGGGGCTGCGCCAGGCGTCGCAATGGCCGGGTCTGGCGCAACTGGCCCAGCGCGCGAGCGGCAGCACGCCCTACACCCTGGTGCTGGGCGTGCGCCGGGGCACGCCGGAGGTGCAAGTGACCACCACCTTGCAGGGCATGGCGCTGGACCTGCCGGCGCCGCTGGGCAAGACCGCCGAGGCCCTGATGCCCGTGCGGTTCGAGACGCAGCTCACGCGCGAATCGCTGGCGGCCGCGGCAGGGAGCGGCAACGGCAGCGGCGGTGGCAATGGCACCGGTGCGGCGCCCCTGCACGAACACATGGCGCTGGACCTGGGCGCGCTCGGATCGGTGACCTATGTGCGCGACATTGCCAACGCCGCCCAGCCCCGGGTGCTGCGCGGCGCCATCGCGCTGGGCCTGGCGCCCGGCGAGGCGGCGCCCCTGCCCGAACGCGGCGTGGTGGCCAATGTGCAGATCGGCGAGCTGGACGTCGATGCCTGGCAGGCGGCGCTGATGGGCAACGACCCCGCGCGCTCGCCCCTGCTGGTGGCGCCACCGGCTGCCGAGGCCGCATCGGCGGCCAGCACGCCGGCGAGTGCCGCGCCCGCTGCCGTGGCGGGCAACGGGACGGGCACCGCTCCCGTGCCTTCCGTCTCTCCCATGCAGGACTACCTGCCCACGCAGCTGGCCGTGCGGGCCCGTCAGGTGGACTTCCAGGGCCGCACGCTGCACGGCGTGGTCATGGGCGGCTCGCGCGAGGGCAGCACCTGGCGCACCAACGTGGACGCCCAGGAGCTGAACGGCTACGTGGAGTTTCGCCAGGGCGCGGGCAGCGGGCCCGATGCGGGCTCCGGCCGGGTGTTCGCCCGCCTGTCGCGCCTGGCCGTCCCGCAGAGCGATGCCAAGGAGGTGGATGAACTGCTGGCCGAAGAACCGGCCGCCGGCGCCGGCACGCTGCCGTCGCTGGACATCGTGGTGGACGATTTCGTGCTGCGCGGGCGCCGCCTGGGCCGCATCGAGATCGAGGCGCAGAACCGCGGCGGCGACGGCGCCCCGCGCGAATGGCGGCTGTCCAAGTTCAACATCGTCGCGCCCGAGGCCACGCTCACGGCCAACGGCAACTGGGCGCTGCTGGGCAGCGACGGCGCCGCCGATGCGCGCCGCCGCACGGTGATGAACTTCAAGCTCGACATCCGCGACTCGGGCGATCTGCTCGCGCGCTTCGGCATGGCCGACGTGGTGCGCCGCGGCAAGGGCCGCATGGAGGGGCAGGTCGCCTGGATGGGCTCGCCGCTCACGCCGGACTACCGCACCATGTCGGGCCAGATGAACGTCAACGTCGAATCGGGCCAGTTCCTCAAGGCCGATCCGGGGCTGGCCAAGCTGCTGGGCGTGCTCAGCCTGCAGTCGCTGCCGCGCCGGCTCACGCTCGATTTCCGCGACGTGTTCAGCGAAGGCTTCGCGTTCGACTTCGTGCGCGGCGACGTGCGCATGGAGCAGGGCGTGGCCACCACCAACAACCTGCAGATGAAGGGCGTGAACGCCGCCGTGCTGATGGAGGGCAGCGCCGACCTGGACCGCGAAACGCAGGACCTGCACGTGGTCGTGGTGCCCGAGATCAATGCCATGACGGCCTCCCTCGTGGCCACGGCCATCAACCCGGTGGTCGGCCTGGGCAGCTTCCTCGCGCAGGTCTTTCTGCGCGGGCCGCTCATCCAGGCGGCCACGCAGGAGTTCCGCATCGACGGCACCTGGACCGATCCGCGCATCGAGCGCGTGCCCCGGCGAAAGCTGGGCAGCGCCGACCCCGCCGCCCGGCCGCCCACGGCCGAGTCACCCACCGGAGACAAATCATGA
- a CDS encoding carbon-nitrogen hydrolase family protein, translated as MKAAALQMVSGLHVPGNLEQARHLLEQAAAEGAELAVLPEYFCAMGARDTDKLALREPYGEGPIQRFLAQAARELGLWVVGGTLPLQCESAHQVRNTSLVFSPQGECVARYDKIHLFRFDNGRERFDEAAVIEAGNTPVRFELTARDGTLWRVGLSVCYDLRFPELYRQHARAGADLLLVPSAFTHTTGEAHWELLLRARAVENLAYVLAPAQGGLHENGRRTWGHSMVVDPWGAVQAQVAEGPGVALGVLDAARLQQVRQQLPALDHCIL; from the coding sequence ATGAAAGCCGCCGCATTGCAAATGGTGTCGGGCCTGCACGTGCCCGGCAATCTCGAACAGGCCCGCCACCTGCTGGAGCAGGCCGCCGCCGAAGGCGCCGAGCTGGCCGTGCTGCCCGAGTATTTTTGCGCCATGGGCGCGCGCGACACCGACAAACTCGCGCTGCGCGAGCCCTACGGCGAAGGCCCCATTCAGCGCTTTCTGGCCCAGGCGGCCCGGGAGCTGGGCCTGTGGGTGGTGGGCGGTACGCTGCCGCTGCAGTGCGAGAGCGCGCACCAGGTGCGCAACACCTCGCTGGTGTTCTCGCCGCAGGGCGAGTGCGTGGCCCGCTACGACAAGATCCACCTGTTTCGCTTCGACAACGGGCGCGAGCGCTTCGACGAGGCCGCGGTGATCGAGGCGGGCAACACACCCGTGCGCTTCGAGCTGACCGCGCGCGACGGCACCCTTTGGCGCGTGGGCCTGTCCGTCTGCTACGACCTGCGCTTTCCCGAGCTGTACCGCCAGCATGCACGGGCCGGGGCCGACCTGCTGCTGGTGCCCAGCGCCTTCACCCACACCACGGGCGAGGCCCATTGGGAGTTGCTGCTGCGCGCCCGCGCGGTGGAGAACCTCGCCTATGTGCTGGCGCCGGCGCAGGGCGGCCTGCACGAGAACGGCCGCCGCACCTGGGGCCACAGCATGGTGGTCGATCCGTGGGGCGCCGTGCAGGCGCAGGTGGCCGAAGGCCCGGGCGTGGCCCTGGGTGTGCTCGATGCGGCGCGGCTGCAGCAGGTGCGCCAGCAGCTGCCGGCGCTGGACCACTGCATCCTGTGA
- a CDS encoding two-component system sensor histidine kinase NtrB, with protein sequence MTDGEPFLWPWHRWRSAWKRWSLWALLVLLVAGMLVTQVWLAGRYEASEVQNRLDRDAADAVADIRQGFAHNLQNLQALHVGTPDLASWESRAAALLSVRRELVRLEWRSPTLEVRAHVETPYRPVQWDAEMRSGMHSNIALACANARRVSGPSYSGSYFQPQGDGRGSEMMELCLPLMQDGRNEGFVVATYSLHNVLIDLVVPSLKRGQEVSFTEADGTRLAMVGASRRGTRLFSSQQLFDLPGATLVLRMDSWHSAPSVFPNVLTALVTAMSIALVTVLVVLVRDNRRRLRAERDLGDALAFRKAMEDSLVTGLRARDLQGRITYVNPAFCEMVGFTAQELLGQSAPVPYWPPEFADEYRQRQAIRLSSLHPPPREGYESTFMRKDGVRFPVLIFEAPLINAQGLHTGWMSAFLDVSEQRRVEEMSRASQERLQATARLATVGEMASLLSHELNQPLAAISSYASGSLNLLPPGGGPPKEPLHDVHVALQRIAQQAERAGRVIRSVHDFVRRRDQSREVVSVHDLLEAVMPLIRLQARKLEVFVKISVDADLPPVLCDRTMVEQVLLNLARNSMQAMDDPATPQRILELRVRRAASNARNAWLEFMVIDRGCGIAQDVGEKLFTPFFTTRPEGMGLGLSLCRTVVEQHGGFLGHAPNEPRGTVFTFTLPAASADSSHP encoded by the coding sequence GTGACCGACGGCGAGCCGTTCCTGTGGCCCTGGCACCGCTGGCGCAGCGCATGGAAGCGCTGGTCGCTGTGGGCCCTGCTCGTGTTGCTGGTGGCCGGCATGCTGGTCACCCAGGTGTGGCTGGCCGGCCGCTACGAGGCGAGCGAGGTGCAGAACCGCCTGGACCGCGACGCCGCCGATGCCGTGGCCGACATCCGCCAGGGCTTCGCCCACAACCTGCAGAACCTGCAGGCGCTGCACGTGGGCACGCCGGACCTGGCGAGCTGGGAGTCGCGCGCGGCGGCCTTGCTGAGCGTGCGCCGCGAACTCGTGCGGCTGGAATGGCGCAGCCCCACGCTGGAAGTGCGGGCCCATGTCGAGACCCCCTACCGCCCGGTGCAGTGGGACGCCGAGATGCGCAGCGGCATGCATTCCAACATCGCGCTGGCGTGCGCCAACGCGCGCCGCGTGTCGGGGCCGTCGTACTCCGGCAGCTACTTCCAGCCCCAGGGCGACGGCCGCGGCTCCGAGATGATGGAGCTGTGCCTGCCCCTCATGCAGGATGGCCGCAACGAAGGCTTCGTGGTGGCCACCTACTCGCTGCACAACGTGCTGATCGACCTGGTGGTGCCCAGCCTCAAGCGCGGGCAGGAGGTGTCGTTCACCGAAGCCGATGGCACCCGCCTGGCCATGGTGGGCGCCAGCCGGCGCGGCACGCGCCTGTTCAGCTCGCAGCAGCTGTTCGACCTGCCGGGCGCCACGCTGGTCCTGCGCATGGACAGCTGGCACAGCGCGCCCAGCGTGTTCCCCAATGTGCTCACCGCGCTGGTGACCGCCATGTCGATCGCCCTCGTCACCGTGCTGGTCGTGCTGGTGCGCGACAACCGGCGCCGGCTGCGCGCCGAGCGCGACCTGGGCGATGCGCTGGCGTTCCGCAAGGCCATGGAGGACTCGCTGGTGACCGGGCTGCGCGCGCGCGACTTGCAGGGGCGCATCACCTATGTGAACCCGGCCTTCTGCGAGATGGTGGGGTTCACCGCGCAGGAGCTGCTGGGCCAGAGCGCCCCGGTGCCCTACTGGCCGCCCGAGTTCGCCGACGAATACCGCCAGCGCCAGGCGATCCGCCTGTCCAGCCTGCACCCGCCGCCGCGCGAAGGCTACGAATCGACCTTCATGCGCAAGGACGGCGTGCGGTTTCCGGTGCTCATCTTCGAGGCGCCGCTCATCAACGCGCAGGGCCTGCACACCGGCTGGATGAGCGCGTTCCTGGACGTGAGCGAGCAGCGCCGCGTAGAGGAAATGTCCCGCGCCTCGCAGGAGCGCCTGCAGGCCACCGCGCGGCTGGCCACCGTGGGCGAGATGGCATCGCTGCTGAGCCATGAGCTGAACCAGCCGCTGGCCGCCATCTCCAGCTACGCCTCGGGCTCGCTCAACCTGCTGCCGCCGGGCGGCGGGCCACCGAAGGAGCCGCTGCACGACGTGCACGTGGCGCTGCAGCGCATCGCGCAGCAGGCCGAACGCGCGGGCCGCGTGATCCGCAGCGTGCACGACTTCGTACGGCGGCGCGACCAGTCGCGCGAGGTGGTCTCGGTGCACGACCTGCTGGAGGCCGTGATGCCGCTGATCCGCCTGCAGGCGCGCAAGCTCGAAGTCTTCGTGAAGATCTCGGTGGACGCCGACCTGCCCCCGGTGCTGTGCGACCGCACCATGGTCGAGCAGGTGCTGCTCAACCTGGCGCGCAACTCCATGCAGGCCATGGACGACCCCGCCACGCCCCAGCGCATCCTGGAGCTGCGCGTGCGCCGCGCCGCATCGAATGCGCGCAATGCCTGGCTGGAGTTCATGGTCATCGACCGGGGCTGCGGCATCGCGCAGGACGTGGGCGAGAAACTCTTCACTCCCTTCTTCACCACACGGCCCGAGGGCATGGGCCTCGGCCTGAGCCTGTGCCGCACCGTGGTCGAGCAGCACGGCGGCTTCCTGGGCCACGCGCCCAACGAGCCGCGTGGTACGGTATTCACTTTCACCCTGCCTGCTGCCAGCGCGGACAGCAGCCACCCCTGA
- a CDS encoding response regulator transcription factor, whose protein sequence is MEPVSNATVYIVDDDSGVREALAWLLRSRRLPSESFDSAEAFEAMLDERPPARQPCCLLLDVRMPGMSGLALFDRLAERRLIDAMPVIFLTGHADVPTAVATVKRGAFDFCEKPFSDNLLVDRIEQALAQSAQHMEQVRQHSDLQVRLSELTERERDVMRLVVEGLPNKLIADQLDISVRTVEVHRARVFDKMQVKSAVELANLLRAAH, encoded by the coding sequence ATGGAACCCGTCTCCAACGCCACCGTTTACATCGTCGACGACGACTCGGGCGTGCGCGAAGCGCTCGCCTGGCTGCTGCGATCGCGCCGCCTGCCCAGCGAGTCCTTCGACAGCGCCGAAGCCTTCGAAGCCATGCTCGACGAGCGCCCGCCCGCGCGCCAGCCGTGCTGCCTGCTGCTGGACGTGCGCATGCCGGGCATGAGCGGCCTGGCGTTGTTCGACCGGCTGGCCGAGCGCCGCCTGATCGATGCGATGCCGGTGATCTTCCTCACCGGCCACGCGGACGTGCCCACCGCCGTGGCCACCGTCAAGCGCGGGGCCTTCGACTTCTGCGAGAAGCCGTTTTCCGACAACCTGCTGGTGGACCGCATCGAGCAGGCCCTGGCCCAGTCCGCGCAGCACATGGAGCAGGTGCGCCAGCACAGCGATCTGCAGGTGCGGCTGTCGGAGTTGACGGAGCGCGAGCGCGACGTGATGCGGCTGGTGGTCGAGGGGCTGCCCAACAAGCTCATCGCCGACCAGCTGGACATCAGCGTGCGCACGGTGGAAGTGCACCGCGCGCGCGTGTTCGACAAGATGCAGGTCAAGTCGGCCGTGGAACTGGCCAACCTGCTGCGCGCCGCGCACTGA